In the genome of Candidatus Rokuibacteriota bacterium, the window CTGGGCTACACGGTGAGAGACCCGAAGAAGGTCAGGACCTTCGAGGAAGAGGAGGCGGAGCTTCAGACAGAGCGCGACCGCCTGACCATCGCGGGCGCTTCAGCATGGGTCGCTTTCCTCTTCATGTTCCTGATGTGGGTTGGCCGTCATCATCCCTGGGTCCATTGGGTTATGGCGGGGCTAGCGCTAGTGACAGTCTTTGGCCCCGGCCTGTACATCCTTAAGATGGCCTGGGCCTCTGCCCGGCGGCGCATCCTGAATCAGCACGTTCTCATGGAGATCGCGGCCTTCGGTGGGCTCCTCGGCGGGGCAATCGGGCTCGTGAACCCCGTTTTCCCGAGCCCCGACTTCTTCGGCGTGGCCGTGTTAGTCACCGCCTACCACATCCTGGGTGGTTACGCCTCGCTTTTGGTCAGGACGCGCGCCTCGCAAGCGGTGAAGAAGCTTCTTTCGCTTCAGCCTCCCACGGCCCGGGTGGTGAGGGATGGGAGCGAGGTGGAGGTGCCGATCGAAGAGGTGGGGAAGGGCGATCTGGTCAGGGTCCGGCCCGGCGAGCAGATCCCCGTGGACGGAACCGTGGTCGAAGGGGCGTCAGCGGTCGACGAGAGCCTGGTAACAGGGGAGCCGATCCCGCGGGAGAAGCTGCCCGGAGACGAGATCATCGGGGGCTCGGTGAACCAGCACGGCGCGCTCCTCGTCCGCGTGAGCCGGGTCGGCGAGGAGAGCTTTCTCCAGCAGGTGGCCCGTCACATCCAGGAGGCGCGAGCACTCAAGCCCGGCATCCTGCTCCTTCTCGACCGTATCCTCACGTACTTCGTGCCGGGAGTCCTGACGGTGGGAGTGGCCGCTTTTGTGTTCTGGACGCTGGGGGCCTCGCTCTTCTTCGGGGCGCCGGATTGGGACCGGGCCGGGTTGGCGGCCCTGGCGGTGCTCGTGATGGGGTACCCCTGCGCCCTCGGTATGGCCACCCCGCTCGCGATGATCCGGGGGGGTGGAGAAGCGGCCCGCCAGGGAATCCTGATGCGGAGCGCGGCCTCATTCCAGGCCTTCAAGGACGTCTCGATTGTCGTCCTGGACAAGACCGGCACGATCACCCATGGCGAGCCGAGGGTGGTGGAGGTGATTCACGCCGAAGGATGG includes:
- a CDS encoding heavy metal translocating P-type ATPase, with protein sequence MACSFCTETIKKGLGRMDGVSEVNVSLAHEEALIAYDPQQVSATTLADTLRSLGYTVRDPKKVRTFEEEEAELQTERDRLTIAGASAWVAFLFMFLMWVGRHHPWVHWVMAGLALVTVFGPGLYILKMAWASARRRILNQHVLMEIAAFGGLLGGAIGLVNPVFPSPDFFGVAVLVTAYHILGGYASLLVRTRASQAVKKLLSLQPPTARVVRDGSEVEVPIEEVGKGDLVRVRPGEQIPVDGTVVEGASAVDESLVTGEPIPREKLPGDEIIGGSVNQHGALLVRVSRVGEESFLQQVARHIQEARALKPGILLLLDRILTYFVPGVLTVGVAAFVFWTLGASLFFGAPDWDRAGLAALAVLVMGYPCALGMATPLAMIRGGGEAARQGILMRSAASFQAFKDVSIVVLDKTGTITHGEPRVVEVIHAEGWDAERLLALAASAEEVSEHPLGQAIVTAAKAKGLRLDRAGSFEAVPGSGVRATVMGRPVLVGTLRFLSESGIETRALIPVAEEHEAGAQTVIAVAVEGAVAGLIALADTVKDDAREAIARLRAGGIEPVMITGDNARTARAVAEQVGIRDVLAQVLPHEKAERVRTLQRQGKRVAMVGD